The Solea senegalensis isolate Sse05_10M unplaced genomic scaffold, IFAPA_SoseM_1 scf7180000015002, whole genome shotgun sequence sequence TTGTGTGTCCTCAGTTTACTTGAATGTCAGTGTAAATAACATGCAGCTTATAATGGGCGCAAGTATTCGGTCTGAGATTTTGTGTCACCCAGTAATAAACATACTACATAAGATTCCAGGAGTGAAATAGAATAATCATAATTCATGACTCTGTTTTGAGTTTCAGTCTGATATAACTCTGGTAATTTAGTCTTACCAGACCATCCAGCTGTTATCTGTTCTGTTTAGGGTTTATCAGCAACAAACATCCATCTGGATCCACCTTTCGTGCCTTTTAATTGACAGAACATATTTAGTAAAGTCAGTATGTGAGGCATCACTGGAATGAAGTCCTGCTCGTTCTCTTTCCAACAAGGAACATTCACagtggttgttttgtttgttcttacTTTGGCCTGTAACATGACCTGCTCTGTATTGCATCTTAACATTTActcacttgtgttttcttacattttgtcTGTAGATCACTTTTACAAATATGGTTTCTGTGGATGAGAAGTTAACATACAAACCACACCCTCAGGATCCAGAGAAGTAAGTTTTACTGTTGACTAATTATACAATGATGATTCCCTAGCTTAAGAGCTCACATCTCTTGattcatttgtgaaaaaaattaGGTTAAATGAACACACTTTTGATAATCCTTTCTCCTTCAGAACAATACTGACTCAGGAGGCGATCATCTCTGTGAAAGGAGTCAGTCTCAGCAGTTATCTGGAGGGAGTTATGGCCAGCAGCATCTCTTCTAATGCTGGCAAGGTAAGCAAACAGTTTAAATCAGTTCTGTTTTGGGCACATGACaagttttaaactaaaaaaacttgACAGAATGTTCATTGGCATTAAAGTGAGAGGTGGAGTGTGATCTGGTGTTGCTTGTTTCTGCACAAAATTTAATAGAAATAGCTGAATgaagaattattattttcattaaatcagtaaaatgtgatttgtttatCAGATggtcaaaaaataataacttttagACTGGCTGATTTATTCATCTCTTTTGAACATGTGACCCCCTAGTTAACCTTTGGACCTCTTGAAAGTAACCATCATCTTGACTTATTCTTGTCTAACTGTTGTGGaatcatttttatatcatttccTGTAAATTAATACTTTGTATTTTGTTCCCGATCAGGGCCGTGAAGCCATGGAGTGGGTAATCAGGCGACTGAATGCTGAAATTGAGGAGTTGGCGGCCACAGCACGTGGGACCATACGTACTCCAATGGCTGCTGCAGTCACAGAGAAATGACACCTACCTTTCTGTGCAAATGAAGTCTGAGAGGAACTTCGCACCAGTGCAACCAGCTTCCCTTTGTGATGCTCAGCTGCTGTTTTGGTGCTCTGCATCTTAGTGTtatttaattcctttttttgaTATATTACTTACCAGCTTGTGCATCATAAAGGGATTCTGGTCAGGCTTTTTCAAGATATGCTGTCTGGCAGGACCACAATGGTGAGAGGCACATGGAGAGGACATGTGGGTGGTGGactcagtgacatttttatctgtgttgGAAAAGCATAACATGGACAGAGATGCATCAGAGGTTTTGGATGAACTGAAAACATCAAGTGCCAAAGAAGACGGGCCAGTTTTTTGTCCAGcctctgacaaaaacaaaacctttctGGCTGCCATAACACCTTATATTGCCAGGAAATCGTGCCAGTGGCATGAACTCTTGAGTTTACAATCACAGAgtcaagagagaaaaaaaaaagaatggtgGCGCCATGAACAGCACAGACGTGATGCAGAGGAATTCACCTGTTAAGATTTGGTGGTAGAAGACAATGCTGTGTCGTGACGGGTTACAAGTGCACTGCGAGTCAAGGGTACATGGAAATGGTTTCAGGTTTCGGTAAACAGTTGGTTACACACTGAGGTGGTAATGAGACTTTTAAAAGTCAAGTTTGTTTGTTACCATCTCCTTAACGGTGTTTTCTTGCAGGACCTGAGTAATAACAAGACACTGTACATGCCAATATTTAGATACAAACCTGAATATAAACTATATTTGTTATTATGTAATAACTTATATTGTTGTTAAGGTATCAAGGTATAtgccatatttatattttatgtctCTTAGATCGTGTTATGTACACAGGCACTACAGTAAAAAACGTGTTTTATTGAACAACATGAAATTTGTTACTTCGATGTAACTGAGTGCTTTCAGTGAAAAAGCTGAGACATTTGCAGTAGCTCTTATTTGCACTCAAATCAACttattttaacaaagaaaagctGCTATACCTGGTTATTTAGGTGTTTGGTATATTTTAAGAAAGGAAAGTTTGGTCAGTCTGTTTTGTGGTGAAGGAGAAAACTTCATGTTCAGTACATGATTAATAACCTGTGACAGAAATATATATATCCAGACCACAGAGAAATGTGATATCACACACTTGTTAcctctgaaaaagaaatgttctCACTTCTCTAGAATGTGgcaattaattaaaaacagtatttaacATGGTGTAGATATTCCAGATTACTGTTGTTTTATCTTCAAGTAGCAAAAAGGCCTGTATGGAAATGTCAAGTGCATATGATTCTGCCAAAATAGTGGCTCAGTTTTCTTTGGGAAGTTTGATCAAGAGATGTTCTTTGAATGTACGCATTCCAATAGTCactgttaaaggggacatattatgcaaaatcaactttttaaccatttcaatacttatatttgggactctggaggccctaccagtcgccaaagtgtgggaaaagaatactcagtcatgttttcgtggtcccccttagtgtaagtataggcgataaaacactcgatgttgaattccctgcgcttatgatggcagcatgcgcatttcaccgcgaatgttaccgccccaccagtaagtttacttggagagctccaccttagctctaccttgtccctgcgagagtgcaggcgagggaggaagagcggtattatgtcaacgcggagggacaagtgtgctgttcatttgcatataaagggaccatgcacgaaaaccgagcgttctgaaaggggcgggtttagcagggttattgaactgctatggtgcttcatccttatggtattttgaccaaagcatgtcactgacatgttcattaggacaccagggaactatttaaATGGGGGagatagggtataatatgtcccctttaactaaAGGGTATGAAAGTATGTTTTTCCTCTATATCATCAGAGACAAACTTTGTACTGTATAAACACTGTCAGATCCTCTGACGTTGCATGTTTGACCTGGAAATATCACATGGTGCCACATGGTGGCCAAAGGTTAAACATCCAATGTCATCATGCCTAATAGTGTTGAAGATTATATGTAAATGCTGCAAATAAGGTCTTCCCTTGACTTAAGTTTGGGccaaaattaataaaatgttgtgttttcattgatttcattGATTAGATAACAAATGCTCCAATgaatggttaaataaaatatttttttaattattatctgAGATATTTCTTTGAGAATCtatctgtctgtccgtccacCTATCTATTTTTTAATTGTACAGCATCCATGTACATtgaaaacattaacaaatatGGTAACATGGTAGTTTTGTGGGAAAAGTGCATTAACACATAGCATAAAATccagaaaataacattaattaacatATAAGGGAAATGTATCATCTCAGCCCATTGAAACATTGCGGAGAGTTGTCATAATATTGTatgtaaaaaacaaaggagttcttgttgttcataagttattatgctattttactggtccggctcacttgagatcaaattgtgctgtatgtggcccctgaacaaaaatgagtttgacacccttgTTTTAGGGGGTATGGGGAATTTGAAATACATAATTCTTAGTTTTGTGAATTTTTATTCTGTCGTTTGGggtataattttcttttttcttttttgaacatTTGCTAATGAATAAGTTATTGcattttttgtcaagaattaCTATCTACAGAGCTGGCTAGTCTCTGACGTCATGACGCAACCCGTTAGTATCTCTTGTTAACCAATGAGAGTGAACGTAAGGCATTCTCTCAGCCAATCGGAGCTCGTGGTTTATTTAAAGGCATTGAACGGGGTACGTTTGAAATTGAAATCAGTTAAAGCCGTCTCCGCTGGTGCTCGGAAGTCGCGTTTACAATTTGTCatcttatttctgttttgtttcatcTATTCGGAGTTTTTAAGATATATTGTCTTTACGGAGGCAAGCCTACTACTGAAAAGACTGACTCTGCGGTAGCGTGGTTCGAGAGGAACTcgtatgtatctatgtatgtcTTTGGTCAACTGGCTGACGTAGCTGCTAGCTAGCGAAGCTAACTACCTGTTTGAGAGCTGCTTTGAGTTAATTTAAATCTGGACATATTCGTGGACGTGTTCGCTGTCGGTCAGTGCACAGTAATACATTTAGGTAAGTACTCTTGTCTCATGGataacaatgttgttgttgtgttgttcgCTGTGGTTGTATGCTATTGCTAACGTTAGCCGGCAAGTAGCGGCGATACTTTGGTCGAGAGGACAGTGCTTTATCTATTCGCCGTTAGATAGTTGAGCCAAATATAAATAAGATTTAACTAAACCTGTCAATAATTGTTATTCTTTTTCTCTCAGAGCAATTTCAGTCATTTAAACTGTTGCCCGCTAGGGAGCGTTTTTAGAGTGACAAAGCGTTGGCTAACAGGCGAATGTTTCCTATCATAAAGCCGTGGGGGCACTTATCGctcatgtgtgtattttatacaCATTCAAATGACAAAGTGACACCCGTTGTGATATTGTGCGTCAGTGACCTATCTGTTCGTGCGTACAGAGATGTAACTTATCTCAGATTTGTTCAATCCTGCCTGCAATCCTGCGT is a genomic window containing:
- the prelid3b gene encoding PRELI domain containing protein 3B, with protein sequence MKIWTSEHIFHHPWETVTKAAMQKYPNPMNPSVIGVDVLDRGVDKQGRLHSKRLLSTEWGLPSIVKSIIGNSRTYTYVQEHSVVDPKEKTFELQSTNITFTNMVSVDEKLTYKPHPQDPEKTILTQEAIISVKGVSLSSYLEGVMASSISSNAGKGREAMEWVIRRLNAEIEELAATARGTIRTPMAAAVTEK